From one Triticum aestivum cultivar Chinese Spring chromosome 4B, IWGSC CS RefSeq v2.1, whole genome shotgun sequence genomic stretch:
- the LOC123095079 gene encoding putative cyclin-dependent kinase F-2 — MAVGKRPAAGHGTDQEPEISCCKRRRVRMGGTAAFEFEDTPCLGEGSFGAVLKARHRVTGKTVAIKVLRSNGDLAGANKEMQDEADFLEACSPNPYVVGSHGLFRDPETYKLCLAMDYVGPNLHAFLSERPPLPEAIVKGYMWQLLTGANKMHGKDRIVHRDIKPQNILVGEGGKILKLCDLGLAMSLKTARKPYEFAGTMPYMAPEMLLGKPDYDAGVDVWSLGCVMAEMLTGRMLFKADKKDDRTAQLSAIFRVLGFPDETTWPEFFAAEVPRVFSYAQAQQHNTLGNLLPRETLSQDGFQVLKGLLECNPARRLTTAAALQLPWFAPRLHTDDVSESLPPRRRNVLRITIVPAGTLKKKTVLQIKFAPPATPKKNLGRIKIIPPATPGTKKNLRRIKVIPQATPQMKNVLRIPLAMWNKAMQCSLIPPTVQVVA, encoded by the coding sequence ATGGCTGTCGGCAAGCGACCAGCTGCCGGCCACGGGACGGATCAAGAACCAGAAATCTCCTGCTGCAAGAGGAGGCGCGTCCGCATGGGCGGCACCGCGGCCTTCGAGTTCGAGGACACGCCCTGCCTCGGCGAGGGCAGCTTCGGCGCTGTCCTCAAGGCGCGCCACCGCGTCACGGGAAAGACCGTCGCCATCAAGGTCCTCCGCTCCAACGGCGATCTTGCCGGCGCCAACAAAGAGATGCAGGACGAGGCCGACTTCCTCGAGGCCTGCAGCCCCAACCCTTACGTCGTCGGCTCCCACGGACTCTTCCGCGACCCTGAGACCTACAAGCTCTGCCTCGCCATGGACTACGTCGGCCCCAACCTCCACGCTTTCCTGTCCGAGAGGCCGCCGCTGCCGGAGGCCATAGTGAAAGGCTACATGTGGCAGCTCCTCACCGGCGCCAACAAGATGCACGGCAAGGACCGCATCGTCCACCGAGATATCAAGCCGCAAAATATCCTGGTCGGGGAAGGAGGGAAGATCCTCAAGTTGTGCGACCTCGGGCTGGCCATGTCCTTGAAGACCGCGAGGAAGCCTTACGAGTTTGCCGGCACCATGCCCTACATGGCCCCCGAGATGCTCCTGGGGAAGCCGGACTACGACGCGGGCGTCGACGTGTGGTCGCTGGGATGCGTCATGGCAGAGATGCTGACCGGCAGGATGCTGTTCAAGGCCGACAAGAAGGACGACAGGACCGCCCAGCTCTCGGCTATCTTCCGCGTCCTCGGCTTCCCGGACGAGACGACTTGGCCGGAGTTCTTCGCGGCCGAGGTGCCGCGAGTGTTCTCCTACGCGCAGGCGCAGCAGCACAACACGCTGGGAAACCTCTTGCCCCGGGAGACCTTGTCCCAGGACGGCTTCCAAGTCTTGAAAGGGCTTCTCGAGTGCAACCCAGCTAGGCGGCTGACGACGGCCGCCGCGCTCCAGCTCCCGTGGTTCGCGCCCAGGCTCCACACCGACGACGTGTCAGAGTCGTTGCCGCCAAGAAGGAGGAACGTTCTGCGGATCACGATCGTTCCGGCGGGGACACTCAAGAAGAAGACTGTGCTGCAGATCAAGTTCGCTCCGCCGGCGACACCCAAGAAGAACCTTGGGCGGATCAAGATCATCCCACCGGCGACGCCAGGAACGAAGAAGAACCTGCGGCGGATCAAGGTCATCCCACAGGCGACACCACAGATGAAGAACGTGCTCAGGATACCACTTGCGATGTGGAACAAGGCCATGCAGTGTAGCTTGATACCACCTACGGTGCAAGTCGTAGCATGA
- the LOC123093008 gene encoding uncharacterized protein, with product MPTGLLIKYFLRVDADGLFHTYPHRGGPFKSLEETQEAIDTYHANRIKIKYLGELSKEDRYVWHKLYWRDGTRKNSKEALDAMMNLDPTLEVVKCLLDKHNEEHHLFEDLAYEVKEVVSYKAHFPENDSQYECRSFSHLNVLAKRGLNDDGNLLFIEITCTDGEFEEYALTCLSAVSSDDNGECCECGDDVKHPTGVEYKKGEAKPHGRCKCINRPISDEAFNKFIVVRDEDSLEAEEARVRRQFRIRSIADGHGARGKYIVPAKRVQA from the exons ATGCCAACTGGATTGCTCATTAAATATTTTCTGAGAGTTGATGCTGATGGCTTATTTCACACATATCCTCATCGAGGTGGTCCATTTAAGAGCTTAGAAGAAACCCAGGAGGCCATAGACACCTATCATGCTAATCGGATTAAAATCAA GTACTTGGGTGAGCTTTCCAAAGAGGACAGGTATGTTTGGCATAAACTATATTGGCGTGATGGAACAAGGAAGAATTCGAAGGAAGCTTTGGATGCAATGATGAACCTTGACCCCACTTTGGAAGTAGTTAAATGTTTACTAGACAAGCATAATGAGGAACACCATCTTTTCGAG GATCTTGCATATGAAGTCAAAGAGGTTGTGAGTTACAAAGCTCATTTTCCGGAAAACGATTCTCAATATGAATGCAGGTCCTTCTCACATTTAAATGTGCTTGCAAAAAGAGGATTGAATGACGACGGGAATCTTCTCTTCATTGAAATCACATGCACAGATGGTGAATTTGAGGAGTATGCGCTTACTTGTCTTTCTGCGGTTTCGTCCGATGATAATG GTGAGTGCTGTGAATGTGGTGATGATGTGAAGCATCCCACTGGTGTGGAGTACAAAAAGGGTGAAGCCAAGCCCCATGGTCGATGCAAGTGCATTAACAGGCCTATCTCAGATGAAGCATTTAACAAG TTTATCGTTGTGCGTGATGAGGATTCCCTGGAGGCGGAGGAGGCTAGGGTGAGACGGCAATTCAGGATACGCAGCATAGCAGATGGCCATGGAGCGAGGGGCAAATACATCGTACCGGCGAAACGTGTGCAAGCATAG